In Cicer arietinum cultivar CDC Frontier isolate Library 1 chromosome 7, Cicar.CDCFrontier_v2.0, whole genome shotgun sequence, the genomic window TGATATCAGCATAGCTCTTTTGCCTCCTTTGGGCTATCTTTAATTTATCCTTAATTACCTTAATCTTTTCAGTGGTTTCTTGGATAACTTCAGGACCTAAGATCCCCTTGTCCCCTACTTCTGACCAACATAACGGTGTCCTACATTTTCTTCCATACAAAGCCTCATAAGGTGCCATGCCAATGCTGGCATGGTAACTGTTGTTGTAGGAAAACTCTACCAGAGGCAAATGTGTATCCCAGTTTCCTCCTTCCTCTAAAATGCAAGCTCTCAGCATATCCTCTAGAGTCTGAATGGTTCTTTCGGTTTGACCATCAGTCTGGGGATGGTAGGAAGTACTAAGGTGTAGTCTAGTTCCTAGAGACTTTTGAAATGCCTTCCAAAACATGGAGGTAAACTTAGGGTCCCTATCTGATATGATACTAAAAGGCACCCCATGCAACCTCACTATTTCCTTAATGAATAACTTGGCTAGTTTGAGGGTGTTGTAGTTTGACTTTACTGGTAAGAAATGGGTTGACTTAGTTAATGTGTCCACAATCACCCAAATGGAATCATACCGAGTGTGGGTATGTGGCAAACCTACaacaaaatccatggaaattGAGTCCCATTTCCATTCAGGTATTTCCAGAGGCTGTAGAAATCCTGCTGGTCTCTGATGTTCTGTTTTCACCTTTTGGCAAGTTAGGCATTGACCCACAAAAGTAGCCACATCAATCTTCAtacctggccaccaataatttttcttaaggtCTTGGTACATCTTGGTAGATCCAGGATAGATAGTTAGGTTACTTTTGTGAGCTTCCTCTAGTATCAGTCTCTTTAATTCTGAAtccttaggtacccaaattctGCCCTGAAATAGGATTGTTCCATCTCNNNNNNNNNNNNNNNNNNNNNNNNNNNNNNNNNNNNNNNNNNNNNNNNNNNNNNNNNNNNNNNNNNNNNNNNNNNNNNNNNNNNNNNNNNNNNNNNNNNNNNNNNNNNNNNNNNNNNNNNNNNNNNNNNNNNNNNNNNNNNNNNNNNNNNNNNNNNNNNNNNNNNNNNNNNNNNNNNNNNNNNNNNNNNNNNNNGTAGGGTTTTCCTACTCAATGCaccagccactacattggccttgcATGGGTGGTATTTCAGTTCAAATTCataatctttcaaaaattcCACCCACCTTCTTTGCCTCATGTTAAGTTCCCTCTGGTCGAATAGACACCTTAGGCTCTTGTGATCACTGAAAACATCAAATTGTGCTCCATACAGATGATGTCTCCAGATCTTCAAGGCAAACACTATGGCAGCCAATTCAAGGTCATGAATGGGATAGTTTCCCTCATGAGGCTCTAGTTGTCTTGAAGCATAAGCCACTACTTGGTTGTTTTGCATCAATACACAACCTAAACCTTTCAGGGATGCATCACAATACACATCAAATCTTAAGGTTAGATCTGGTATGGCCAGTACAGGGGCAATGGTTAACTTGATCTTAAGAGTCTGAAAACTCTTTTCACATTTTTGATCCCACACAAGGGTTGGTCCTTCCTAGTCAGTCTGGTCAAAGGCAGGGCGATTTGGGAGAATTTCCTAATGAATCTCCTATAATACCCCGCCAGTCCTAAGAAACTCCTAACCTCTGTCACATTCCTAGGATGTTCCCATTTCAGCACTGCCTCTACTTTGGAGGGATCCACTGCCACTCCTTTCTTATTGATCACATGACCTAGAAATTTTACTTCTGACATCCAAAACTCACATTTGCTTGGTTTAGCATAAAGTTTTCTATCCCTAAGTACTTGCAACACTATTTGAAGATGACTTGCATGTTCTTCTGGAGTCTTAGAGTATATTAGTATGTCATCTATAAATACTATCACAAACTTATCTAAGTATGGCCTAAAAATTCTATTCATGTAATCCATGAACACAGTTGGAGCATTGGTCACACCAAAAGGCATAACCAAAAATTCGTAGTGCCCATACCTAGTTCTAAAGGCTGTTTTTGGTACATCATCTGATTTTATTCTAATTTGGTGGTACCTTGACCTCAAGTCAATTTTGGAGAACACAGTAGCTCCCCCTAATTGGTCTAAAAGGTCATCAATTCTGGGCAGAGGGTATTTATTCTTGATGGTCACTTTATTCAATTTTCTATAATCTATGCATAACCTCATGCTGCCATCCTTCTTCTTTACTAAGAGCACTGGGGCTCCCCAAGGAGACACACTTGGTCNNNNNNNNNNNNNNNNNNNNNNNNNNNNNNNNNNNNNNNNNNNNNNNNNNNNNNNNNNNNNNNNNNNNNNNNNNNNNNNNNNNNNNNNNNNNNNNNNNNNNNNNNNNNNNNNNNNNNNNNNNNNNNNNNNNNNNNNNNNNNNNNNNNNNNNNNNNNNNNNNNNNNNNNNNNNNNNNNNNNNNNNNNNNNNNNNNNNNNNNNNNNNNNNNNNNNNNNNNNNNNNNNNNNNNNNNNNNNNNNNNNNNNNNNNNNNNNNNNNNNNNNNNNNNNNNNNNNNNNNNNNNNNNNNNNNNNNNNNNNNNNNNNNNNNNNNNNNNNNNNNNNNNNNNNNNNNNNNNNNNNNNNNNNNNNNNNNNNNNNNNNNNNNNNNNNNNNNNNNNNNNNNNNNNNNNNNNNNNNNNNNNNNNNNNNNNNNNNNNNNNNNNNNNNNNNNNNNNNNNNNNNNNNNNNNNNNNNNNNNNNNNNNNNNNNNNNNNNNNNNNNNNNNNNNNNNNNNNNNNNNNNNNNNNNNNNNNNNNNNNNNNNNNNNNNNNNNNNNNNNNNNNNNNNNNNNNNNNNNNNNNNNNNNNNNNNNNNNNNNNNNNNNNNNNNNNNNNNNNNNNNNNNNNNNNNNNNNNNNNNNNNNNNNNNNNNNNNNNNNNNNNNNNNNNNNNNNNNNNNNNNNNNNNNNNNNNNNNNNNNNNNNNNNNNNNNNNNNNNNNNNNNNNNNNNNNNNNNNNNNNNNNNNNNNNNNNTTGGGGAACTAGATGTCTGTACTTGTTTTCCCTTCCCTTGGGGAGTCTTTACCTTCAATTGTTGACCAAATTTTCCAGACTCTTTCTTTTGTTGCCACTTAACATGTCTCTCCTCTTGTACCTTCTTTAAATTGTCTTCAACAATGTAGCTCTTGTGTACAAGAGTAGAATAGTTAGTAAGCTCCATATGGCCTATGTTCCCTCTGATTTCAGGTTTCAATCCCCATTCAAATTGGTTTATCTTCCATTCTTCTGTGGGTGCATATCGAGCATGTGGAGAAAATCTATCCAATTCTTCAAACTTAGCAACATACTCTGCAACAGACATGTCTCCTTGTTGCAAGTGCACAAACTCCAACTCTTTTTGTCTTCTGGCACTTTTTGGATAATACTTGTCTAAAAAGGCCACCTCAAAGTGTTCCCAATTCATATGAGTTCCTTGAGTTTGAAGATAAGTctttgcactcctccaccaatacTCTGCCCCACCCTTTAGTAGATGGGCAGCAAATGCCACTTTTTGTTCTTCAGTACAAGGCACTACTTCAAATGCCTTTTTAATCTCATCCAACCAAGCTTGAGCCTCTGAGGGATTGTGGCTGCCCTGGAATGTTGGAGGCTGCAActtaagaaaatcataaaacacCTTGTTGGCATTTGCAGTGCTATCTCTTTGCATTGCCATTTGTTGTACCAGATTATGGGTAGCCGTTGCTTGCATTTGAATAGCTTCCATAACCTTTTCCCATAGTTCAGCAGTGGGTGGTGGAGTCATACTATCTTCAGGGGCAAGATTCCTCCTAGATCCTTCAGCCATAATTCTGCATACCATACACAAAATACTAAGTTGATCAGACTTAATATTAGGTGAAATGATAATGAGAATGTATAGTAACACAAAGATATTCTAATTCCTAACACATAATCCATAGTCCAAATGAATCGAcatggctctgataccaaaatgtaagacccattaTCATTTGTCTAGAATATGATAATTGGACCCTTACACCTTAATAAAACAGAGGTAATTAATAATGAATGGTAAATTAGAATCACCATCATaactgaaaactacattcataaatatagtttacaacatgtttagtagattcataaaatattacatcttgaaAACAAACTATGATTGTCTGATTACAtcataaacaaaaaatcaaatcaaatcaaattctaAGTCCAGGAGTTTGGAACTGATCTTCTGATGCTAATTTTCATGTTCCTCCTGctcctaaaaaaaaataataattgggatgagataaaatatctcagtgagccctataaataagaggaaaacaacctcaaagagtttctttcgtaaaagtgtataaaatatacaaaagtaGTTATACAtctcaagaagaaaaaaaaNNNNNNNNNNNNNNNNNNNNNNNNNNNatatatatatatatatatatattattctgaACAACATATGCATGACCTCAAATCTTTTCCTTTGGAATAAGGAAAAAGTCGCTCAATATCTTAGTGTGGGTCACCAAGATATTGAGTCCTGATTGGTAAAGGTGGTCTGGCCAAATCCCAATCAGAGTCCTGATTGTTCTCCTTTACTTGTTATTCCATGCCtggaataacctaaatgtcccaCCGTGAGTAAGGCCATGCATGatgtgattaatgatattgtacAAAACTTGAAAAGTTTTGTATGAAGTGCACTTGTTATGTCATATATAAAATGCATTATTCAttcataacaattataaataactttagGTGATATACGaaactcataataatttaatcttaagtccttaattcaaaataaaaattatagtcaAGAATATAAAAGCAACATTGGAGTCATGAAATTAGTAACACATCAAAGTCATGAAAAATAGTAAACATATAAAAGtcatgaaaaaaaatcatttgaatgcagttttaaaaaaaacacctatatgcaaaatttcatttcatcgCACTCTAATTCTCCGAATCTGTAATAATCCAAAATAGTTCACTCAAAAATTTCAGCACCTAAAATCATCATTCAAAACGAAATTAGCTTAACATAACTCAAATTCACAAACACACATCAGAGGCAACAACAGCGGTAACGAGCATAAATTGTGCTCGACAAGCATAATCACCTTAAATCTAGTGATGCacatacaattaaatttttcctAATACACAATTCATTCACAAACATCACAACCATAACCAACAGCCTACGttttaacttattttcaacAACTCCAGAAAAAGAAATCCCGTAACAACAATCAACAACAAAACcctttaataaaaagaactcACCTATAAACACAATATAGTTGGTCTCATCTCAAACTTCGAAATTAataattcatgaaaaatctgattCACTTGTTTacaaaatttggttttttatttagaaaaccaAACTTAAATAACACAAAGCTACTACAGCTGTTATCGTAGtattttcatcaaacacctctCATGCATTGAATATttgggataaaaaaaaaatagaattttctaTCATTAGTAAATAAAACCAAATGCATGCACCTAAAACATTTCTTAACAATCTAATTGAaagaaatttcaacaaaaacttCTCAAAACTAACATGCATGCACAAGTCTTTGGagaaatttcttaaatgaaGAATGACAAGAACTCACTGTTTGTGATAAGGGAGAAAACGTTTTAATTAGATTGATTGTTGAGCTCCCTTTTTCCTGAATTTCCACTTCGACTCAGGTTCTTCATTTTTGGGTTATTATCCCTTGCTGCTTCCTTGGTTGAATCTGGTTATGAACAGATGATACATGCAAGTTTAAAAATGGTTTAAAAGCTTTTGGTTTAactaatttgaaaaatgaaggaaaatgagaggttgaagatgaagattgggAGGATGAATAACAGTAACAAGAAGAAAGGGATCGGCGAGAAAAAGAGGAAAGCTATCGTGTTTTACGAAGTGAGAAAACACTACAATTTGAGATGTATAGCTGAAATTACGCCATTACCCTTCCTTTgtccaaatattacaataatgccctttttttaatttaacaaataaactagttatttattttttcttattaatttaaatggttGTTACAATATTCTTCACACAAAACCATGATACTTTCGTCTGGGAATTCGCATTGCATTGATTTATAATCATTTCTTATCTCGAGTTTCCCATTCTTGGTTAAGCTGATTAATGACTAGGGCTGAATCTCCATATACTTCTAGAACTTTTGCTTTTGATTCCAAAGCCGCCAAAACTCCCATGGCGCAAGCTTCATATTCTGCCATATTATtggtacaatcaaaacacaatcgcGCCGTGATAGGTATGAACTTCTTTTTTGGAGATATTAAAACAACCCCAATCCCATGCCCCATTATGTTTGAGGTCCCGTCGAACAACAAGGTCCATTTTCCATCATCATATTCTTCAGACAAAACCATGATACTTTCGTCTGGGAATTCACATTGCATTGATTTATAATCATCAACAGGTTGATTAGCTAGATAATCTGCTAAGGCACTCCCTTTGATGGCTTTCTGAGTAACATAAGTAATATCATATTCTGATAACATCACCTGCCATCGAGCAATTCGCCCTGTGAGAGCGGGCTTTTCAAAAATGTACTTGATTTGATCCATTTTGGATATCAAATAAGTTGTATGGAAAagcatgtattgcctcaagcAATGAGCCACCCAGGCTAAGGCACAACAAGTATGTTCTAACATTGTATATCTTGTTTCaacatttgtaaattttttacttagatAGTAAATGGCATGCTCCTTTTTTTTCTGTTTCATCATGTTGCCCCAGTACGCATCCCATGGCCCCGTCGAGGACTGTAAGATACATAATCAAGGGTCGGCCCGGAACTGGTGGGGCTAGAATTGGAGGCTTTTGCAAATACTGTCGGATTTTTTCAAATGCATTTTGACATTCTTGGTTCCACACAACTGTTTGATTTTTccgtaaaagtttaaatatcgGTTCACAAGTAGCAGTTAGTtgtgatataaatcttgaaatataatttagtctcccaaGAAAACCGCGAACTTCTTTTTCTGTACTCGGGGGAGGCATTTCTGCAATGGCTCGAATCTTATCGGGATCAACCTCTATTCCTCTCTGACTAACCACAAATCCCAATACTTTGCCCGATCTCACCCCAAAAGTGTAATATCATATTCTGATAACATCACCTGCCATCGAGCAATTCGCCCTGTGAGAGCGGGCTTTTCAAAAATGTACTTGATTTGATCCATTTTGGATATCAAATAAGTTGTATGGAAAagcatgtattgcctcaagcAATGAGCCACCCAGGCTAAGGCACAACAAGTATGTTCTAACATTGTATATCTTGTTTCaacatttgtaaattttttacttagatAGTAAATGGCATGCTCCTTTTTTTTCTGTTTCATCATGTTGCCCCAGTACGCATCCCATGGCCCCGTCGAGGACTGTAAGATACATAATCAAGGGTCGGCCCGGAACTGGTGGGGCTAGAATTGGAGGCTTTTGCAAATACTGTCGGGTTTTTTCAAATGCATTTTGACATTCTTCGTTCCACACAACTGTTTGATTTTTccgtaaaagtttaaatatcgGTTCACAAGTAGAAGTTAGTTGTGATATAAATGTCGACACACATTCATACTTTGCCATCCTTTTTTGGCACTGGTACAATATTGGTTATCCATTGGGGATAATTTGCCACAGCGAGGAATCCTGCGTCAAATTGTTTTTGTACTTCTTCCctgatttttaatgacatatcgGGCTTCATTCgccttaatttttgtttcaccGGAGAAAAATCGGGTTTTAAAGGCAATTTATGCTCCACTATGCTAGTATCCAATccaggcatatcctgatatgaccaggCAAAAATATCTTTGTATTCATGTAGGAGTTGGATTATTTGTGATTTACTTCTTTCTTTAAGATGGTGTCAACCTTAATTTATTTCCTTCCTTCTTTTGTCCCTAGATTAACAATTTATATCGGTTCCTCAAAGGGCCTAATACCGTTGGCTTCTCGTTCTACCGCTCTTGAAAAATCTAGAGGGGGTTCAtaatcttcttcattatctttttctATCTGACTAACAAGGTGGTTAAGATTATGCAACAAGATCTTAGTACAGTCGTCTGTGAATGAACTATTCCCAAATCTGCAGGATTCAAGGCTAGGATAAGGagaaagaaggagaagaaaaataagataaaataaaataaagaaaaatggtgAATGAATATAAACATATGAAAGTGGTAAGAAAGaacaataagaaaacaaaatgagaatgcATTTATTGAAATTCAAAGTATTGGGAAAACAACATTGTGTCAATCCTAAATATAATGAAGCATCTTAAGGTCTTAGTAACAGTAATAATGTTTTTAGAATTACATGGGAATTGCATTAAATATTATAGGTGACTTGACTGTTTTCCAATTCCTGATTTCTGCTCCTACACCACACAAACGAATCCAATTAGCCTACCCATCAAACATGTCATCTTTAGCTGCCGCAATATGGATCTCACTTGTTGGTCTTACACTTTGGAAACTCTGTCGAATATCAAAGATGGGAATCCTTTCGATTCTTGGTTCTCGATTTTCAATTTGAgctaatcttttttcttttttctctttgacCAATCTCCGTTTGTCATCCCTGGTGGGTTTGTAGCCTAAACCCCATTTATCTCTATTTTCAGGAAGTTCCACCGGTTCTTTGAGCCCTTCTTCATCCTTCCCCAACCCGTGCCATGGATGGTGTCCTCTGCTCAACATGAACTTAGCCACCATAATAGCAGTGTCTGACATATGTGGTTCTATAGGTGTCATCTCGACATAAGCGGTGTCCACGATTTATAGTGTTTGGAAGGCAGTTTCTAGAGCGTCTTCTGTTGTCTCAAAATAAGGTGTGGTGGACAAATTACTCACCAACAAGTCTCCTTCTCCTGACACGATTACCAATTGGTCATTTACCATATACTTCAGCTTTTGGTGTAAGGTTGACGGCACTACGCCGGCAAAATGGATCCATGGCCTTCCCAATAAGCAACTATAAGCGGGTACAATATCCATCACGTGAAACGTGACCGGGCCTATTTGAACTGGGAGATCGATTTCCCCCATTACTTCTCTGCGACTCCCATCGAAAGCTCTAACAACCATAGGACTTGGTCTCATATATGAACCATCACAAGGTAGTTTTGCTAATGTTAATTTTGATATGACATTCAGCGAGGAGCCATTGTCAATGAGGACTCTTGATATTATATGGTCGAGACACATTACTAatatgtgtagtgctttattatgcccTCTCCCTTCGGCCAGCAGCTCATCATCTGTGAAAGTTAGGTGATTGTTGGTTgtgatgttatttatgatgcctCCAAATTTGTCCAAGGTGATGTCGTGAGTGACATGAGCCTCATTTAGTATTTTCATCAATAGCTTCCGGTGGGACTCAGAATTCATCAATAGGGATAACAATGAAATCCTTGTAGGAGTATGGTTGAGTTGGTCGACTATTTTGTATTCACTCTGTTTGATGATTTTGAGAAATTCCTGAGCTTCTTCATTAGAAACCTCTTTCTCATTTTCTACTTTCTCCTTTTCGACTTTCTTTTCCTCTTTATCTGTGTATGCCTTCTCAAACACCACTCTCATTTCTCTTTGTGATTTTCCTGGGGAGTATATCTGACCATTTCTAGTCATTCTTCCTATTCTTGAAACGTTCGTGACAACGGTGGTTTTAGAGCTAGAAACATCGTTGTTCTTCTGTTTAGCTAGATGTACCTCTACATTATAGTTCCAAGGTACGGCTTTGTTGTCTTTATATGAAAAAGGGCTTGGTATCTGAACTATTAAGGTCCTCAAATCACTAGAGGCATTCATAATTTCCTCCTTAGTGAAATGAATGACCAATGGCTTTGGGATGGTTATGCCAAGTTTTTCTTCTGATTGGGTTGCAATCATACCGTCATCCTTTTCCCAAGGACCTATTTGAATTGTGCCTATGTTTATCAATTTTTGAAGTTCTTTTTTGAACTCATTGCATTCTTCCATGGAATGATCTTTATTGAGGTGGAAATTTCATCTTGCTTTCCCATCGGCATTTCCTCGGATTAACCCAAATTTACATAACTCAAAGAAAATCAGTCTCATCGGGGCCTTAATTTTCTCGACCTCCTTTATTAATTGGTGATTTTCTTCGATTGCATTCACTATTGGCCCACCATGGACTGGTAGAGAATTATTTTTCACGCTAGGCtcgttttctttaaaattcaaccATCCAGCCTTAAGCAAGTCGTGCACCTTAAATTTTAAAGCTAGGCAATTTTCAATAGAGTGTCCTACAGCCCGAGAGTGGTAATCACCCACGGCGTTCAAGTCACATTCTTTCGGGTAGGGTGGTTCTATAGTTTTCCTTGGACATAGTGCAACCATAGAATTGCTAACCAAATGCGGTAATAACTCTGCATAGGTCATAGAGATTGGGTCGAAATGTACGAACTTCCTCCCACGATAGTTTTTCCCCTGACTTTCATATGAATCTTGATTACCTTGTAAGTGTTGACTTAGAGTACTTGAGATTTGTGAATTGCAGCGGCGTAAGGGCGACGCACAAAAGAAGGATTAGTTGGGTTCGACGCCACAAAATGGCTTTCTTCCTCCTTTTTCTTATTCGCACCTGCGGGCAActtttttgtgttatttaatcgGTATAGCCAGAAGCAATCTTTCCGCTTTTCAATCCCATTTCTACTCTTTCACCTATGATGACGAGAtctgaaaaatttgatgaaacgCTTCCTATCATTTTGTCATAAAACGGAGGTTGAAGAGTGTTTATGAACATGGTCACCATTTCTTTTTCAGATAGGGGGGTTCAACCTGGGAAGCTAGTTCTCTCCATCGTTGGGCATATTCCTTGAATGTTTCATTGTCTTGTTTTGTCATATTTTGCAGTTGGATTCTATTAGGAGCCATGTCGagattatatttgtattgtttcaaaaaggcatcCACCAAATCTTTCCAAGAGCTGATATGAGCTCGCTCAAGGTGCATACACCAACTCAGGGAAGCTCCTGTCAAACTGTCTTGAAAGAAGTGGATTAGCAGTTTTTTGTCATGGGCgcaaaaacccatttttcgaCAATACATAATAAGATGGTTCTTGGGGCATGTAGTTCCCTTGTATTTGTTGAATTCAGGCAATTTGAATTTCGGAGGTATTATAACATCAGAAACGAGGCATAGGTCTGAAGCATCAAATCCATAATTGTTTCCCTCTTCGGCAACTCTCAAGCGTTCTTCCAAGGCTTGTCATTTTTCTTGGGATTGATTGCTCTCGAGCGGTTGAGGTTCATGGTGTATGTTTAACATCACCGGCGTAGCTTCGGTAGATTTTCCTTGCGATGAAGAGTCATGAAATCCCGAAGTAAGGGGTGAAGGTTGCAGTTGAGGGAACTTGTCAATACCATGTTGTGGATTTGTAGCCACGGCTAGTGTATTGTTGTTGGGGAGATGAGTGTCTATGGGTGGGGTATAACCCGGCGGAAGACCATAAGGTGGAAATTGTTGTGCCTTCCCTTCTTGATAATTGGTGTGAAGGTGTGGAGCGACTCCCGTTGGGTGAACAAGAGTGTTTTAGGGCACTCCCTCATCTACCAAAGGATTCCCATAATTTCTATTTCCAAGAGCTTGTAGAATCTCCAAGATCTTGGTCATTTTCCCCTTGAGCTGGTTCACGTCTTCTCTTATTTCTATTTGCTCTAGCTCATCCATGATTTTTTACTGAGATCGTGTCCGATAATGGTGTCGTAGCACCaatttttttgttgtgtttttttttctgtGAAAGAATATGGCATGAGTATGCAACATGATGTTTGAAAATGCAATTGTGCGTGAATGTCAAAGACTTATTTATTGCTTGTTTGTGAATATGTTAACCAATAAAGAGAGGGTTATGGGACCAAAAATGGAgccaaatttaatttattgataattagaAAAATACAGGTTTTACCACAAAACGAAAGTTGAAACCTAAACacgaaatttgaaaatttaatgagcgatcaattttttcatttgctcGATTAAACTTTTACAATGTTCAATAAAAATGGAGATCTCTTGAGGGGTATTTGTTGCTTTAGATTTGCTTCTGGCCGACGGATGACTTCATGCTTTTCCCCAAATTTCTTTAGCAACTCTTTAAGCCTAAGACCTTCAATCAATGCATCATCCATTTCTTGACGTATGAGTCTTAACTCTTCATTCGCACCCCGCAAACATATTCGAGTTCTCTCCTtgctttcttcttcctctcttgCTCTTTTTTGTACTTTCTCAAGGATAAGGGATTGTTGGGTATTCTTATGCTCCATATCTCTATAAGCCTGGTGAGCCATCTCCaattctttttgtaatttttcaatttcttgtCCTTTGAGAGCTAAGTTGGCCTCTAAATCTTCAGTACTAAAAAAAGATTATGTTGTTACTACTTTGGGAGTAATGATGGTGCTGTGAAAAGGCAACTTGACCCCTAATGCCCTCTTTTTCACCCAATTATGATATTCCTCTCCTATACCACAACTTTTAGGCCCTAATTCTTGACCTCTTCTAACAACATCTCCCCAAGACTTACGTATTCTTCTGAACAAGCTAGCATCATAAACATCTCGTCCATGAATGACAAAAGATTTTGTTACATCCATTATTGGAAGTTTTGTCATAGGATAACCCAATTGTCTCAATGCAACATAGGGACTATAATTTATACACCCTTTGGTTCCCATGAGGGGAACATCTACAAAAACACCGCATCTAAA contains:
- the LOC101491118 gene encoding uncharacterized protein, which encodes MEECNEFKKELQKLINIGTIQIGPWEKDDGMIATQSEEKLGITIPKPLVIHFTKEEIMNASSDLRTLIVQIPSPFSYKDNKAVPWNYNVEVHLAKQKNNDVSSSKTTVVTNVSRIGRMTRNGQIYSPGKSQREMRVVFEKAYTDKEEKKVEKEKVENEKEVSNEEAQEFLKIIKQSEYKIVDQLNHTPTRISLLSLLMNSESHRKLLMKILNEAHVTHDITLDKFGGIINNITTNNHLTFTDDELLAEGRGHNKALHILVMCLDHIISRVLIDNGSSLNVISKLTLAKLPCDGSYMRPSPMVVRAFDGSRREVMGEIDLPVQIGPVTFHVMDIVPAYSCLLGRPWIHFAGVVPSTLHQKLKYMVNDQLVIVSGEGDLLVSNLSTTPYFETTEDALETAFQTL